GGAGGGGGAGCCGGATGCGGACGCGGACCCGGTGGGGGTGGTGGAGACGACGGGCTCCGGGAGGTCGGCGGCCACCACCTTGGTCGCGAAGAGGTCCGTCGCCTGGCTGTCGTCGCTCACGGAGTTGTCGTACGACACCACCCGCTCGAAGTCGACCAGGAGATGGTCGGTGGCGTCCGTGGACTCCACCTTCCAGCGGCAGCCGACCTTGCGGTCCGTGTTGTAGGTGAGGGTCGACTCGCCGTCGTAGGCCTGCTCGCGCTGGTCCTCGTCCGTGATCTGTCTGATGCCGGGCAGCAGCGAGTCGAGGGTGCTGTGCCCGACCGCGACGCAGGGCTCGGGGAGGGTGAGGTACCGGCCGGGCTGGGCCGCGGCGGTCGTGGTGCCGCTGTCGCCGGGCTTGGCGTCCTCGGCGGTGTCATCGCTGCCCGAGCCGCCGGTGCAGCCGGCCAGCAGCGCCGCGAGAAGGGCGGCGACGCCGGGTACGTAGGCCTTCCGCTGCACGGTCAGGTTCCTCTCGACGATCTTTGTGGGAGGTGCTTGGTCCAGTGTCCCCGCTGGTTATTCACTTGCCGCACGGGGGCGTCACCGGCAGACAATGTCTATCGCACGCACCACCGTGAACGCCGGTCCGGCATCCCTTTCGTTGACCTTGGCGCCGGTTTTGCGATTAAAGACTTCTGTTGGATTTTCGGGGGAATGAGGGCGACATGTCGTACGTGGAAGTGCCGGGCGCGAAGGTACCCATCCGTATGTGGGCCGACCCGGCGTCGGTCGAGGACGGCGCGATGCAGCAGCTGCGCAACGTGTCGACGCTGCCGTGGATCAAGGGTCTCGCCGTGATGCCGGACGTGCACTACGGCAAGGGTGCGACGGTCGGGTCGGTCATCGCGATGCACGGTGCGGTGTGCCCGGCGGCGGTGGGGGTCGACATCGGCTGCGGGATGTCCGCCGTCAGGACGTCGCTCACGGCGAACGACCTGCCGGGCGACCTGTCCCGGCTGCGGTCGAAGGTCGAGGAGGCGATTCCGGTGGGGCGGGGGATGCATGACAGTCCCGTCGATCCGGGGCGGCTGCACGGGTTCGCCACCGGGGGGTGGGACGACTTCTGGGGGCGGTTCGACGGGATAGCGGAAGCGGTCAAATTCCGTCAGGAACGTGCCACGAAGCAGATCGGAACGCTCGGAAGCGGAAATCACTTCGTCGAAATCTGCACTGACACGACCGGTTCCGTCTGGCTGATGCTGCACTCCGGTTCCCGCAACATCGGCAAGGAACTGGCCGACTTCCACATCGGCGTGGCCCAGACGCTGCCGCACAACCAGGGGCTGGTCGACCGCGACCTGGCCGTCTTCATCGCGGACACCCCGCAGATGGCGGCCTACCGCAACGACCTCTTCTGGGCGCAGGAGTACGCGAAGTACAACCGGTCGATCATGATGGCGCTCCTGAAGGACGTGATCCGCAAGGAGTTCCGGAAGGCGAAGCCGGTCTTCGAGGCGGAGATCAGCGCTCACCACAACTACGTGGCCGAGGAGCGGTACGACGGCATGGACCTCCTCGTCACCCGCAAGGGCGCGATCCGGGCGGGCTCCGGGGAGTACGGGATCATCCCGGGCTCCATGGGCACGGGTTCGTACATCGTGAAGGGTCTCGGGAACGAGAAGGCATTCAACTCGGCGTCCCACGGAGCGGGTCGGCGCATGAGCCGCAACGCGGCCAAGCGTCGCTTCTCGACGAAGGACCTGGAGGAGCAGACGCGGGGCGTGGAGTGCCGTAAGGACTCCGGTGTCGTGGACGAGATTCCCGCCGCGTACAAGCCGATCGAGCAGGTCATCGACCAGCAGCGGGACCTGGTGGAGGTCGTGGCGAAGCTGAAGCAGGTCGTCTGCGTGAAGGGCTGACCGTGAGGTCCGGGAGGTTTCCGGTCCGGACCTCACCGCGAACCGCGCCGACCGGCAGTCCCCGCAAGGGTGTTACTTCGCGTGCTTCACCGCGTAGATCATCACGAACGCCACGAGGTGGATGCCGAAGAGGAAGTACGCGAGGTAGTACCAGACGTAGCGTTCACGCTGCTTCTCCAGGGCCAGGAGCCGTTGTTCCTGGCCCTGGTCCTGTTCCTCTTCCGGGCCCTGTTCCCGGTCCTGTTCGTCGGCGTTCTTGTCCTCCGCGTCGTCCGTCATCACGCGTCCCTGTGGACCTTCGTGTTGGAGGCCTGGGCGCGGGGGCGCAGGACCAGGAGGTCGACGTTGACGTGGCTGGGGCGGGTCACCGTCCAGGTGATCGTCTCGGCCACGTCGTCGGCGGTGAGGGGCTCGGCCACGCCCTGGTAGACCTTGGCCGCCTTCTCCGTGTCGCCGGCGAAGCGGGTCAGGGCGAACTCGTCCGTCTTCACCATGCCGGGCGCGATCTCGATCACCCGGACCGGGGTGCCGACGATCTCCAGGCGCAGTGTCTCCGCGAGGACGTGGGCGCCGTGCTTGGCGGCGACGTAGCCACCGCCGCCCTCGTACGTGCCGTGGCCGGCGGTGGAGGAGACGACCACGATCGTGCCGTCGCCGCTCGCCGTCAGGGCGGGGAGGAGGGCCTGGGTGAGGTTGAGGGTGCCGATGACGTTCGTCTCGTACATCTGGCGCCAGTCGGCCGGGTCACCGGTGGCCACCGGGTCGGCGCCGAGTGCGCCGCCCGCGTTGTTGACCAGGACGCCGATCGTCTTGAAGGCGGTCGCGAACTCGTCGACCGCCGTGCGGTCGGTGACGTCGAGGGGGTACGCGGTGGCCTGGCCGCCCGTCGCGTTGATCTCCTCGGCCAGCGCCTCGACGCGGTCCTTGCGGCGGGCGGTCAGGACGACCCGGTAGCCGGCGGCGGCGAGTCGGCGGGCCGTCGCGGCGCCGATGCCACTGCTCGCGCCGGTGACCACGGCGATGCGGGAGGCGGCGGAGGGGGCGGCGGTGGCCATGGGACTGCTCCTCGGGGTGTTCGGCTCGCCGGGCCGGCTGAGCTGCTGCCCAGGATAGGCAGGCGGCGGGAGCGGGCGGCAGGGTGTCCGGGGAGTGGGCCGGTGCGGCGCTGCGGTGCCCGGGCTCTGGTGGGAAAATGAGGTGGGTGATCCGCGGAGTTGGAGGTGGATCATGGGAGAAGCACGTGACGTCATGGACAGGCTCACGGAGGCGCTCACCTCGAAGCCGGACCTCAAGGCCGTCGCCGAGCTCTACGCGCCCGACGCGGTCGCCGTCACCCCCGACGGCGGGGAGATCCACGGGCGCGACAACATCGTCGAGTACTGGCGGCAGATGACGGGCGCGATGCCCGAGGCGACGTACGAGCCCGTGCACGCGTACGAGATCGGTGACACCGCCGTCGACGAGGGCTACTTCAGCGGGCGCAACACCGGGCCGATCCCGCTGCCCTCCGGCGACCAGCTGCCGGCGACCCAGAAGGAGGTCCGTATCAGGGGCGTCGACGTCGCCACGGTCCGGGACGGTCACATCGTCGACTACCGGCTCTACTTCGACCAGATGGAGTTCCTGGGGCAGCTCGGGCTGCTGCCCGACGAACTCGTCTGAACCGGCCGCATCCGTCGGCCCGTTGTCAGTTGCCTCGCGGGGCGTACATGATCACGGCCATGCCCGCGAGGCAGATCAGCGCGCCCGTCACGTCCCAGCGGTCCGGGCGGTAGCCGTCCGCGGCCATGCCCCAGGCCAGTGAACCGGCGACGAAGACTCCGCCGTACGCGGCCAGGATGCGGCCGAACTCGGCGTCGGGCTGGAGCGTGGCGACGAACCCGTACGCGCCCAGGGCCAGCACGCCCGCGCCGATCCACACCCAGCCGCGGTGTTCCCGTACGCCCTGCCAGACCAGCCAGGCGCCGCCGATCTCGAGCAGGGCGGCGACCAGGAACAGGGCTACGGAGCGCAGGACCGGCATGCCCGCAGCTTCGCACGCCGGTTCACCGTCACCTGTTGGAGGGCGCCTGTGCCGCGCGTCAGGTGGGATACATCGCTTCGACGACGGTGACGGTCTTCCGGGCGAGGAGTGGGTGGCGTGGGTATGCGGTTCTGGGCGCGTGGGCTGGTGGCGGGTGCGGTCGCGGTGGCGGTCGGTGTGGTCGGGGGCGGGGGGTTCGCCGGTGCCGACAGTGGGGGGCCCGAGGCCGATCTGGCGTATCACGGGGCCGTGTCGCTGGACCGTGGGCGGATCGACCTGCGGGTGACCCCGCGCAATCACGGGCCGTCCGCCGTCGCCGACGCGACCGTGCGGCTGACCTGGTCGGCTCCGCTGGCCGCCCGGCAGCAGTTGCCGGACGGGTGCGCGCGGCTGGGGGAGCGGGTGGTGGTGTGCCGTACGGGGGCGCTGGCCG
The DNA window shown above is from Streptomyces sp. NBC_01451 and carries:
- a CDS encoding DUF3558 domain-containing protein — translated: MQRKAYVPGVAALLAALLAGCTGGSGSDDTAEDAKPGDSGTTTAAAQPGRYLTLPEPCVAVGHSTLDSLLPGIRQITDEDQREQAYDGESTLTYNTDRKVGCRWKVESTDATDHLLVDFERVVSYDNSVSDDSQATDLFATKVVAADLPEPVVSTTPTGSASASGSPSPSSATPTDAASASASTSPDSDSDAESAAALQPRLLDGLGDEAFLDDELTPAGSTAQQRTVTVAFRTSNVIVTIEYVEQPTALGTVPDSKEMQDRAQKLASQLAGAFD
- a CDS encoding SDR family NAD(P)-dependent oxidoreductase; protein product: MATAAPSAASRIAVVTGASSGIGAATARRLAAAGYRVVLTARRKDRVEALAEEINATGGQATAYPLDVTDRTAVDEFATAFKTIGVLVNNAGGALGADPVATGDPADWRQMYETNVIGTLNLTQALLPALTASGDGTIVVVSSTAGHGTYEGGGGYVAAKHGAHVLAETLRLEIVGTPVRVIEIAPGMVKTDEFALTRFAGDTEKAAKVYQGVAEPLTADDVAETITWTVTRPSHVNVDLLVLRPRAQASNTKVHRDA
- a CDS encoding YnfA family protein; translated protein: MPVLRSVALFLVAALLEIGGAWLVWQGVREHRGWVWIGAGVLALGAYGFVATLQPDAEFGRILAAYGGVFVAGSLAWGMAADGYRPDRWDVTGALICLAGMAVIMYAPRGN
- a CDS encoding RtcB family protein, with protein sequence MSYVEVPGAKVPIRMWADPASVEDGAMQQLRNVSTLPWIKGLAVMPDVHYGKGATVGSVIAMHGAVCPAAVGVDIGCGMSAVRTSLTANDLPGDLSRLRSKVEEAIPVGRGMHDSPVDPGRLHGFATGGWDDFWGRFDGIAEAVKFRQERATKQIGTLGSGNHFVEICTDTTGSVWLMLHSGSRNIGKELADFHIGVAQTLPHNQGLVDRDLAVFIADTPQMAAYRNDLFWAQEYAKYNRSIMMALLKDVIRKEFRKAKPVFEAEISAHHNYVAEERYDGMDLLVTRKGAIRAGSGEYGIIPGSMGTGSYIVKGLGNEKAFNSASHGAGRRMSRNAAKRRFSTKDLEEQTRGVECRKDSGVVDEIPAAYKPIEQVIDQQRDLVEVVAKLKQVVCVKG
- a CDS encoding ester cyclase; this encodes MGEARDVMDRLTEALTSKPDLKAVAELYAPDAVAVTPDGGEIHGRDNIVEYWRQMTGAMPEATYEPVHAYEIGDTAVDEGYFSGRNTGPIPLPSGDQLPATQKEVRIRGVDVATVRDGHIVDYRLYFDQMEFLGQLGLLPDELV